The DNA region TCCCCATGTTTACTGTCCTGGCAAACTATCCATGTTTAATGTCCCGACAGACTATCTatgatgccataacgtctttcaattatggtcttacacagtatAAACCATGTTTATCATCCCGATGGACTACTAAAGgatgtcatagtgtctttcaGTTATGATCTTAGTCCTATTTACCATTCTGGCGCGCTTTCATATGATGTCATAGCGTTTTTTAGcaatggtcttactcatttctaTCATGATTCCATAACATCTTTCAtttatggtcttactcatttttggCGTATAGCCTCCGATCAGACCCATGGCCTGGCCATGATATTTCTTATTCACTTTTTCTGTTATATTCCAACCATTCCTCCATTTGTTGTCCTAACTTTGATGCTTGAACATCATAGTGTCTCCTCCACAAGGCTTGGAGCTTCGCATATCACGGGTGCACACAATGACACCGTATGACGGTATCTATAGAGTCACCCCTTTTTCCCGTCCTAACTTCACCTAAACCCTTTAATAACCCCCTCTCATGTCTCACCATTAACAAACAAACATTACAGGGCTTTCATAACATAATGCTGACAGATACACATAACTTACTTAACCTCTAGAAGACAACCATTCACATGCAATAGAAAACATGCATCATCATGGGACTCACTCTAGAATTAATGCACATTCATGCTAAACACACAGCATACCAGAAAAGGGAGGTAGAAACTCACCTTGCTTCCTTGTCCTTAACAACTTAGCTTGTCCAAACATCACAGCATTTTTCGTCTTGACAGTTAAGCATAACAACCCTTTATCGATTTACTTGTATACAAACAACTTTAGAacccaaaatttataattatacaaaattttaGAGGATTCTTACTACTCATTTTCTTCAATCTATAAGTTCAAAGGAATAAGGAAACTTACTATTTCCCAATCTTTCTACTTCTAGACTTAAAATTAGCATTATGGTTGCAACATGCAAAACTTCCTTCAACTATATCCTCTTCTTCTTTAgggctaatgaagaagatgatgcttAGAGAGAAATATTTTGGAATTAGAACTAAGAGGAATTATGTTcccatacatacacatatatatactccATCGGTAAGGTCTCCATAGACCATTGCCGCCACTCAATCCTAATTATTATGTTTCCTACTATGGAATTAGTTGATTTCAATCTAACTAAACTAGGTTTGAAATTTAATGATCCCATAACTAGCCACTCAAGTTTTCTAAATATCTCATTAAAGCCCTCAAATTCCCTTTTTCATCAAATTGGCTCCCGGGCTTTTTTTTTATGTTGGATACTTAGGGGGCCAGGTGTGACAACTCCCCCACCTTTAAAGAAGATTTCGTTCTCAAAATTTTCTCTCGTGGTGATTAAGAGCAGTCTTCAGGAAACCTATCCATATTAGGGAATCCTTCTTCTCAATTCAAAGACAAATATCCCCACTCATTTGAGTAATCTAGCTTAcctttaggtatttaagggtCTTTAAACCGCCCTAGTGCGAATGGTGGATTCGTAATTTCCATGTATGGCAGTTTCCTGCCTACAGGTGTTGGCGGAGTCTTGGGCTTACATATTGTACCAGATCGTTCCTTTGGTAAAAATTTAATGACCTGAGCCTATATGAGCGCGTACTAATTCTGGCGGATTTGTGATACACAATTTACTTGGGTGGAGTCTTTCGTTTTTCTGTTTATCGAGGGGTTGACGATACCTTTCCTTATATCTACAAGTGTTAAAAATGAGTTTAGGGATGTGAATAGTTTAATACATTTTTccaatcaaattttttttcggATGTTTGGTTATCTAAACCAATACTCGTAAAACCCCTTTATCCAaatcaatctttttcttttccaccCCAATTTCCTTGTTGTTTGAGTTTGTTCTTAATTGTTGTATTGTTAGCCCCACTTTGCTAGAAAAAAtgtgttaaaagaaatgaagaaggaagaaaaataaaggaagaagcgtaagagaatataaaataaaaaaaagaaaaaagttaaaaaacataaaagaaaaaaatttaaattattaaaatgaaaaaaatatatgaataagtgatagaatttaaagtaaaatttttatttaaaatgataatttaatatgcCATATATGCTTACCATTACACTAATTACAAGGGACTAAActtaatatttgaaatataagggattaaaatggaatatgaatcaaattactattttgatagtttagcTTAATTGAGGTAACTCCTATGAATATGGAATCGTTTATTTCCATTAAAAAGAAAACAGTTACAGAACTGATAACTTCCCGGATTCCCGACCAAACCCGGAGAAACAAAGGATCAACTATTCACTGTTCCAATTTTTTGCTTACCCCTTTTGATTTCTATCAAAAAGGGAATGACAGATCCCAACAACAAACCTAGAACTGTAATCTGCGTAGGGGACATCCATGGCTACCTCACCAAACTCCTCAATCTTTGGTCCAACCTCCGATCCCAAATCGACCCTGACTCCTTCAACACCTCCACCGTTATCTTCCTAGGCGATTACTGTGACCGTGGACCCGACACGCGCAAAGTGATGGATTTTTTAATCACCTTGCCCAAGCGATATCCAAATCAGAAGCATGTTTTTTTATCGGGAAACCATGACTTTGCTTTCGGCGGGTTTGTGGGGGCGTTGGCAGGTGAGTTTGAAGCGAAGGAGACATGGCAGGAGTATGCTGATAATGAGGAAAGAGAAGGGTGGTATAAGGGAGAAGGGTATGAAAAGATGCATTTGCAAGGGAGGAGATGGGGTGGTTCGATAAAGGCTAAGTTTAATGCTGCCAAAGGGATTGATTACAAAGGCTCAATTTATGATGCTGCTCCTACCTTTGAATCTTATGGAGTTTCTCATGGATCTTCTGGTAATGcatgttttttcatttttttaatttaattttgggtGTTTGGATTATTCCTTTTTCTTGTATGGATTTAATTCATTGGTATATAGAGATTAATACTCTTAGGTGTTCATTTTTGAAGTGGTTGTTGCGTTTGGTCCTTAGTCATGCAATTTTAGTTGAGATTTTGGAAGGTATGATCCAAGTATTGGGTCGATTCCTTTTATGTTATGATACTTGGTTGTATGCTTTTGAAGGAAGGAATGATAGTATTAGATTGATGGTTTTCAGTAGTGTATGTTATGTTTGACTGGCAGAATTTTTAGTGGTTTAATCTTCAATATGGATTTAATTGATCTTATTCTAACAAAAACCATGATTTATTTTTGATGTCCAAGAGTTGATGAAGGCTGTTCCAGAAGACCACAAGAAATTTCTAGCAGATATGGCTTGGGTTCATGAAGAGGTATTCCTTCAATTCAACTTCTCATCTATTTGCTCTTCTTGGCATTTAGAATACTGTGTGGTCAGAATGTGCCAAAAATACTTTTAACAGTGAATTGCAAAACAAAGTTACTAGCAGTCTCCTGTAACAATGTTATGCAGGTTAGCTATATTGTTATAGTCTTAACTATACAAAGTGAAAGTGGAGACTTAGTGTTTTCAGTGTGCAATTTCTGCAGGATGATGTCTGTATTGAGACACAGGAAGGAGTTAAGCATTGTAAATTAATTGCTGTACATGCTGGTTTAGAGAGAGGTAAAAATGTCCGAGAGCAGCTGGAATTTTTGAAAGCCAGGGATGCTCGTGTGCCCAAGGTCACAGATCTCAGTGGGAGAAAGGATGTTTGGGACATCCCCAAGGTAACGAATGGTTCACAGCCCATCACACAACTCATATTCACCTTTGGTATCCATGCGCTCACTTAATAAAATGATTCTCATGACATGAAGTCGACTGATGCAAGTGTTGGTGTTGAATATCATGCAGGAGCTAACTGAAACAATTTTGGTGAGTGGTCACCATGGGAAACTTCACATAGAAGGTCTTAGATTGATCATTGACGAAGGCGGAGGATTGGAGGGTAATCCGGTGGCTGCAATCGTGCTTCCTTCAATGAAGATAGTCCGCGACACTGATAATTTTTCTTAGTTTCATGTTTTAGTCATCAATTAGCTCTGgtttttgaatttaagaaagCATATAATCCCTTGTTTTGGGGACATAAAGTATGGTCAAGCTAATAGGAGTAAATGTGAATTTGGAGGTACTTATTTGGTAAATTTGCTTGTGATAAGTTTGTTATAACGTCAATTAACAGATTATCTGGGAACCAGTTAACTGGTATTTAATTCTTACCGGGTTCTTCTGCAAGCTGTCAAGTATTTTGGGGGCAAATTTAGCATTGCGGTAGGAAAGAGCTCTAGGTAAAAAGTTTGGGTTGGACAATATTTGCTAAGaaagtgatttaattttttttaaaatgtttacgTAAACTAATGGCATGATAATGTGGcggttattaaaatttatattataacaaatttatttctgtttaattttatttttaaaagatttaacccttaatatttacaaattaattaattcaatacataatgtgtattttataattaaactagATAATCTTTGATTACATGGCTTTACTTATGCTTCAAATGGTTAGAAGCATGATAGCTCTCAATGACAATTACCCCATTGATGAAGcaattcaaaacataaaaaattgagGCTATTAGACTTGAAATTGGATTGTAACGAAGTGAGTACATTTTTTTTAAGGAATTGAattggttattttttaaaatttgagtcttttgtttcttattttttatttttccattaagtCAAATGTAAGGACAACATTATAAAAGGTTTAAGTGGTAGTATTCTAATTGCTCCTATTTATCAATGAAATTTGTTATTTGATGTTGGCTCTGACGAT from Gossypium hirsutum isolate 1008001.06 chromosome A04, Gossypium_hirsutum_v2.1, whole genome shotgun sequence includes:
- the LOC107910295 gene encoding tyrosine-protein phosphatase RLPH2, with protein sequence MTDPNNKPRTVICVGDIHGYLTKLLNLWSNLRSQIDPDSFNTSTVIFLGDYCDRGPDTRKVMDFLITLPKRYPNQKHVFLSGNHDFAFGGFVGALAGEFEAKETWQEYADNEEREGWYKGEGYEKMHLQGRRWGGSIKAKFNAAKGIDYKGSIYDAAPTFESYGVSHGSSELMKAVPEDHKKFLADMAWVHEEDDVCIETQEGVKHCKLIAVHAGLERGKNVREQLEFLKARDARVPKVTDLSGRKDVWDIPKELTETILVSGHHGKLHIEGLRLIIDEGGGLEGNPVAAIVLPSMKIVRDTDNFS